ATTGCAATTATAGTTCATTTAAAAACTGGGTCGATGAAAactcagaaaatatatttttgatgtTTGTCAAAAAATACGCCATGGAGAATATCAACAACTCCGTGTATGAAGAGCGTGGAGCTATTTTAGGTACaatatttgaaattcaaaaTGATATTGTAGATTGTACTACAAACGCCAATTGGTTTCCTTACAAAACTGGTAACAGACGTTTGCAGTGTAGAAGAAAATAGAATCTGCGGCAAATGTAAAGTACATTTGAGAAAATTGTTTGTAGTAGAATTTATTAGCAAACGCACAAtcgaagattttaaacaaaattttcttaattttgttgcGCAATTCTTCACTATACAAACAGGCACGTGTAAAACATGTCAATCAACAATGCATATAAAGAGAGAACCAAAATCATATGTGTTCATAGAAACTGAAATCTTTTTCCAACTAAATAAAATGgatggaatatttttaaatggcatacctgaaaaatttcaaattgaagATGCAATATATGTTTTAAGTGGCATCGTATGTCATAGCCCAGGACATTTTACAGCTTATTGCCGTAATACAACAGGAATGTGGACagtacataatgacattagtAAAAAATTGCGTACAATTCTAAATCCACAAAAGTTAAAAGTATTTCCTACAACaatgatatttataaaaatataaaaattcggtTAAAACTTTAATTTAACAGTGTATACGATAATGATACTTTTCAATAGTAAAACTATTgaatcgatccggcgtcgcatcGCTCTGTAAAGTGCGATACCACTGgctctgtcagtggtcacaagtgccagtCATGGCACTTGTCCTCGCGGATCGTACGATCTTGCGAGTCGACCGACGCCGGCATAACTTTACCAAAAAAGTgacgaaggaaataataaattgaattCACCGATTAAGTTAATTCTGAAAGGTGGCCAATCGAAGTCTTTGGGCGGTCAAACGTCTTCTTCATCCAAACTAACGAAAtttatcgtttaattaataaaaaatcaaactTGAACGTGGTAGATTCAACCGTGTCGTAATTCTGGGctatttgtaataataattcgaatattggGGTGGACAAACGTCTTCTACATCTACGCTATCGAAATCCGTCGATggacaaacgattccatcgtttaattaataaaaaatcgaagttatacgcggtcgcttcaacagtatccttcatttttcgcgatttttataaataattcggttcAGGAGGCTGGACAAACGAAATCTTGGGGTGGACAAACGATGCTAGATCATGGACAATCGTAtccatattttaaaaagttgaaaagtgttCATGGATGGTGTTGAtgacaaattttcttaatttgttcataacttttttttgaagggtggacaaacgaaatttttgggtggacaaacgtggacaaacgatggacaatcatttcccaccgtcaaataataaaaaagttttcatgggggtgctggtgaacaaatttttttttgttcataacttttttttgaagggtggacaaacgaaaatttttgttggacaaacgtggacaaacgatggacaaacgaatgccgtatagttttttttttaaatttcgaattcgggggtgccaacttcacagaccTGGAAAGAAGCCATCACGTCTTGGTTgaatatttgaaacattataTAACAAAGGAAAAACAATGGGACCAGTGGCTACCACaggcaatgttctcttataacacaagTATACATGAGGGTACCAAATACACTCCTTACGAATTAGTATATGGGAAAAAGGCCAGACAACCATCAAGCTTACTACCAAACGCTCCAATAGCCACATATCCAGATTTCGTGGATAGGTTAGTTACAAAACTGCTCAACTTTCGCGAAATAGTAAGACACAATTTAACAAATTCAAAACAcagacaaaaatattattacgataaGAAAGTATCCTCAGTTAATTACCACAGAGGTGAACAAGTACTGGTTTTAAAGCCTAAAAGGGATAAATTCAGCAATGAATATCATGGGCCGTATACAATCGTAGAAATCCTAAAAAACAATAATACACAGATAGCTATGAGCCCCCGTCGAACTAAGGTTGTCCACCAGGACAGAATAAAAAGGGCCTATACGCCGCCGGACTATGGCGCCCCTAGGGACATTAAGCCCAAGCAACTTCACAGCGCGAAATTCAAAAGTAGTGGGGGCTACACAAGGGCCCATTCCAAAAAGTGACACCTTTGTGAAAGCACGCACAAAAAATTTCcgagaaagaagaaaggaaagaagcAGAAACAACCAAGAGAAAATGATTAAGGTAGGAACAGCATAAGCATatatcaattaaaagaaaaatgaaaagaaaagattaaataataatcaaataaaaTCGAATTATTAGAATGACGAGGAAAATGTCCATTCGTTCTCCCGACGAAAAGTTAATCCACCGCCCTCGTgtggaggaaaaagaaaaggatcATTATTTACGTTTACTCGGCATGATCTGCTTGACAGCAAAGTGGCCGGGATATCGGACGGACCGTAGCGACCTGTACCGTCGAAAAATCTGTTGGCCCTGCTACAAGAACTTAATGGCAGAGGAAACCAAATATTACAGCCCCGCGAGCCGTCATCTCCTCACGTTAAGAAGAAACCTAATAAACTTCAAGTATTGCATGATCTGCACGAGGCAGATCTACAATATTGGAGTAGCTGCTcaatgtaaaaataatgaagCCCTGGAGTTGGGACTCTCTTTAAATATATTGGAGGCAAGCGAACGAGGCCAATAACGGCcgcaataaaatttattttttaccctATGTACGTGTAGAAATTCTATTACCTTCCAGATAAATCCACTAATTTCCTGTCACATATCGCATTATATTTCGACCTTCCTCAACGCACCGCTACCTACCGCcataaattttttcattaatatttcatattaatcaTTGTTTTGCCATATTGGTATTAAGGACTTGCGAGAGCTACGATATGTAACAAGAGACAGTGTACTAGCGAACGCGCAACTCATGCGCAGTAGCGCCTATTTCAAGCGACGAACTCAGTGCCGCGAACGAACCAAGCGCGCTTGCGTAGACCGCACGTTTAACCGGACGCCGAATAAACCCAGCGTAGTGCGCGACCGGCGGGAACCGGATGCTAGTTCTAATTGGTTGGCGAGTCCGCGCAGTAAGTGATTGGCGAGAGCAAAGTCTCGCCAAACCGTATAAATACAGGCGCGCCAGCAGCCTAAATTCAGACTTGATTTTGCCAACAAACCGAACAGAAGCCGCTCAGTATATTTTAAATCGACGTCCTTATCCATACCTTCAAATCcgaagtcgctttaactagcccttcaaattccatttcgaagtcgctttaactagcccttcaaattccatttcgaagtcgctttaactagcccttcaaattccatttcgaagttgctttaactagcccttcaaattccatttcgaagtcgctttaactagcccttcaAATCCAAATTCCGAAGTcgctttaagggggccgtctcctttttgttatggtccgaatcgatcgaagcgcccttgtaaacagacggaccctaatgaaactactgcggtcggtaaaaagaagttgtacaatggtgacatctaccgatactctacgtagacgaatttttgacagcatagttgccgcatattctgttgtctccgtctctgccgcgctgttgccacagctccttctattgagaagcttggaggaatacggcacgagagctgcgtctaggcagcgatcgccgggctccatgtaccgctgatggaggggagaacatcgacaggagcggtggttatgtgtggggaactgcggtgcgtcagtcacgcacatataaccaccgctgtaggtgtttcctcgtgcatcagctgtagctggagcccgccaattcctgcgtctagcatcagagcctcgctgaacgtaaaggaggatagcactattgaaagatagagaggttgagtagtgaagttaggaaacatgtcaatgaaacaatactaatttagtatttatttatacatagaacgatgcaatactatgtacaatcaatgtgcaaattcaaagcatacaatttgaataaggtacatcaccgaagtgtaacatgccgatcgtaatgaaatttatgaatgctgtaattcttctaaaaacatatgccgcttttttttcatctaactatacatcaaatatcttttatatcaacaagaattgtctgtttcaataatagttttgtacatggttttcttcggaattgttattccacggttgtaaaaatttatcaatataaaccagagttcagtactaacaatactgatatttgggaatgtcccattaaacgatattatttagctacgatcctctgtttgtttgtttgtttgattcaaatctggaaactcaattttaaaccacttccaaccatccaattccctcgaaactttgcagaggtgcgtagtttggttgacaatacaaaattatgaaaaaaactccgagtgggtgaaaaaattacctagtcaccaagaaataataacccataacaataaatcaaccattcttcaagcaaactgttaaactgcatacagcaataagagtaatgtaaatccacaaacactaaaaactagaaaaagtatattaaaaaatttataataaacgattttatgaaaaatgcattaaaaagtaaaaaataattattttcttatactacaatttcgatggtgtatttgcacataaaatcgtggagcaggatatctcgcaacaaattcatttcgacacttgaggctatactaaattgattcatattctgttatgaactattctgaaccacgtttttatttaaagttgaaaaacaccatcgaaattgtagcacaacactagaagtattttttagttgttagtgcctttttgacaaaatcgtttaacagaacatttttttatattttttttgtttctaatcaagttatagtcattacaataaatcaatccaacttcattggagaattgaaattcgacattcaagctttcgcccctttgaaatggacagataaaaatggtgtatttcctcttcttctttgacggtcttcctacaattttcttaggtcgctcgtaccgaaagatgacataggcagtgtggatctgtaacacattatgaagttcattaggaaatacttaattgtagttttgtaaacgtacaaaattttactgcagatgtataagctgttaaactttacctgaaatatggtacttatcattccatttgtcctgacattactgtcccataaaccatgtttgcagtaatttggtaaagaatccgcctgtaacaaatgatcgcagacatttctgtaagttttatataaaagtaaaaatttgtttcaataattcgtcgaaaatcatgtatacctgcgaggcccgtgtgaatcaacctggcgcatttgatcgagcccgattccgtctgtctgctcctgtgaactagagctgttacttttttacccgtcgggtactcggctacccgaaacaacttcaaggaattgaatgctttattgtctatggtattgtttgatattaggtaaaaatgatcgaacaataccacattcaatggcttgaacttattccgggtagccggttacccgacgggtcaaaaagtaacagctccgctgtgaacttagaaatgtgtctgaaaaaattaaagggtgaattaaatttattattttcttcttcacttcttcggggaagtgacggcggcgtcgatcgactcgcgtgatcatatgatccgcgagtaaaagtgccatcgctggcacttgtcaccactgacggggtcagtggtaccgcgctttacaacgcggtgcgacgccgggccgttataatagtttcattatttctggagggagacctttttcgctttttcaagcttttcggtttttctttcgctctctctgctagaataaattgtggctcccgaatagtcatgcacctattgtgccgactatctattaattcgggtagcatgcattctaaataaaattgaacaagttttggctccatttctcttttccaaaacgcatcatctctctctacttttatagatttcaaccctttcggggtccaaaggcaaaatatacagtactttctgtcagtaatgtgtaactggccttgtatttgataaaaatagtgatgcgttttacttattgaaatacctgcgttacgcgtgaacatgcgccggacagcgggaacttgttcaatagcttcttcaggcgtaaagttctccgctgatttggggcatttgatttccaaaataccctcttgaccgatgattccatccggtgaagctcctaagaaggcgatgcagctgtcgatgaaaaatccacattccgcaatatctgtatattgcttcttcaattcttcgcgagcaatattctcgcattctttcccgtattccaccgcgggtgcactaattatctttggataaagaattgattttactgtatttgcgcaaagcgtgtcaggtcggcgacggcacacttgtccaaaattggatgctgtcaacaatttggacctgtactgcaaccatttgcggttctttgcttgtccgattgtttcatcttcaatggcatgtcttttctcttgccagtcactgagcatttgcatatgcttttcccgctccagttcgtacatttcggatggcatgtctggcttctgtgcattttgtccataatcacaatctttctgcgagggcaaatgcttgcgttcatatcgcgcagccttcgtttccttctgttttgcagctttcttttccttttctttctttttcttttcttccatttggtgcacaacctcgggcgttttcttcttcataaccgcatccaatcgcgagtgcacttggttactgttgtactccacgacagcagcagcacatctccctgtataagatcctctttcggcgaaatttaatctttttccgccagtgtacttggcaattagtccgttcaaactttccacagcgttattagtagtattatagagtaagctctccgcatgagctaatagtggacgaagtatttctttcacgtcctggtacactccaattttcatcaagtctggaacgatgtttttctcattctctttattctttccatcgcagaaatattctagtcttgcacactctgcgtgttcaccaaacacgtggcttggaacattctgtatgtcgccatacaaattcttcgttctctcgtcgattgatacattctgattgtatctaaactttgcggctttcacgatgtccgtgcgcatccggcgaatgctactttccacagtttgtctcaatggtccagatgtggtcttttttacaatcgctttcatttttgtgcaaaagtttcgcaacaaatgattcgtgcattcaatcttttttacacgaatctgtctcttatatgggtccgcatcaataatcttcttatacacgctactgtccccatcagcaatcagtgtagaataaacgagcccacgtttttctacgctagtgttgaatccttctactatagcatcgctttccatagcagtcgatgctcgagatgttttccagtttttgaaacatgtgtgctttcggggttctttctcgtttttcgcagcaatccgacaaattctgcaaactttgttccgaacgccgtaaaataatacttttttcgtgtgatagccaactatcacgccgactccagacgcagaatcgtaacatccactgcggtaggatctcttcatccagcttccgtcggccacaacggggatgtgaggggtccctgacccgggaagaacgtcgcctctctcaatcgccaaacgtttttcttcttcagccgctgctaacatctcttcttctgcagcggcaattgcggacttgacgaattcatcttgattcttcacgaattctttcttcgacatgcaacgtatgttcactcctgcaaaagtgtgttccaactgagcataactgcctccacataaaattgttgcattaacggcgccctgat
This region of Andrena cerasifolii isolate SP2316 chromosome 4, iyAndCera1_principal, whole genome shotgun sequence genomic DNA includes:
- the LOC143367962 gene encoding uncharacterized protein LOC143367962, with amino-acid sequence MSDTLNVNMQDVEEDMDNNSPFRPRKLRPSARRFSKRKVHRQKRRSSALQKKQENEKTADDTAVGHSEEVAEERMVEEPSTSDGQNHTYQEIMHSPSDEDTDTASLGETEEALQEFDVESNEEENFVIEKVAKNESQEQSRLLNSNDVMNFQNVLAQLQKIGKHAKHREDCGIEHLRISGVKRCGFKSIFSVMCTLCHYKAEIHNQSNEAEEVDSNQGAVNATILCGGSYAQLEHTFAGVNIRCMSKKEFVKNQDEFVKSAIAAAEEEMLAAAEEEKRLAIERGDVLPGSGTPHIPVVADGSWMKRSYRSGCYDSASGVGVIVGYHTKKVLFYGVRNKVCRICRIAAKNEKEPRKHTCFKNWKTSRASTAMESDAIVEGFNTSVEKRGLVYSTLIADGDSSVYKKIIDADPYKRQIRVKKIECTNHLLRNFCTKMKAIVKKTTSGPLRQTVESSIRRMRTDIVKAAKFRYNQNVSIDERTKNLYGDIQNVPSHVFGEHAECARLEYFCDGKNKENEKNIVPDLMKIGVYQDVKEILRPLLAHAESLLYNTTNNAVESLNGLIAKYTGGKRLNFAERGSYTGRCAAAVVEYNSNQVHSRLDAVMKKKTPEVVHQMEEKKKKEKEKKAAKQKETKAARYERKHLPSQKDCDYGQNAQKPDMPSEMYELEREKHMQMLSDWQEKRHAIEDETIGQAKNRKWLQYRSKLLTASNFGQVCRRRPDTLCANTVKSILYPKIISAPAVEYGKECENIAREELKKQYTDIAECGFFIDSCIAFLGASPDGIIGQEGILEIKCPKSAENFTPEEAIEQVPAVRRMFTRNAGISISKTHHYFYQIQGQLHITDRKYCIFCLWTPKGLKSIKVERDDAFWKREMEPKLVQFYLECMLPELIDSRHNRCMTIREPQFILAERAKEKPKSLKKRKRSPSRNNETIITARRRTAL